The window CTGACCATCGGGGGAGATCATCACTTCATAGGGAATATTCTTGATGTTGAATTCGGCAACATAATTTTGATCGATCCTTTCCCACTCCAGTACTCTTACATCCGGAAACTGTTGGTACAAGCCGCTTTTAACCTTCTCCGGCACATTCTCAGCAGCCATTTCGTTATCGCAGGCGGTCAATAGCAGGGTGGGTAAGAGCCAAAGCAGGTATATATACAATATTTTCATAAGGATGTAAGTGATTTTTGAACTGGGTTTTACAATCATCTTACGATGTAAATCTGTTTACGATACAAATCTGTGGCAAAACTGAGGTTTTGGCATTCTTACTAAATCAAAGCTGTTTAGTTTGTTTTTGGCATTAGTACCTGGGTTAATATGAATCAAGCCAGGTCCGAGTACTTTATACTCGTCCTGGCCTAAAGAGAAAGCCGAATTAGTCCCAGTAAACCGGATCTGCTACTTCCGCACCATTCTCTGAGTAGACCTGAAGCAGTTCCTGTTCCCCTTTTTCCAGCTCCAGCTGATAATACACCTGATTGCCTTTTTTAATTTTCTCAGGGTCTGAGATCAGCATGCCTTCATAGTTCTGACTAATGACGGTTTTTACCGCTTCAGGTAGTTCTCCTTCCAGGATATCATGTTTATATTTTAGCAGTTCGCCGCTGTGGTTGAGCAGCGCTTTATGTTCCAGGCTGTTGTAAATGAACTCAGCCTCATAATTGTTACCTTCCTTTTCCTATTCCACGGGGCCAGCATCAGGAAAACTGGTGGATAGGCCATATTTTACAGCCTCTGGCACATCCTTTTCTGCCAATTCATCCTCGCAGGAGAAAGAACTAAAGCAAAGGATTGCTAGCAGATAAATGCTTGATTTCATCATGATTTGCACATTTTGATTATTGTATGGAGGCAAACCTAAGATGTAATTCTGTGCTGAGTCTGAAGTTAAACCCCAGGACACGCTGTAGCCAAAAATTTGTGGCCATCAACTTTGCTCAAAGGAATAGGGTGGTTTGGCTGTTGACTGAATCTGCTACGGAAGATCGACTATTGTCTAAAATTATATAAACTTTCCCGCTATTTATATAAAGCCATCCCTGCAGCGCCATGATAACTTTGTATTATCAAATCATTCATTAACGCAAAAACAAAAAACGTCATGGATCAACTTATGAAAACCAGCAACTGCAGCAATCCAAATTGCTCTTGTGAATCATGTAACTGTGGAAGTACCTGCAGCAGTAAAGGAAGTAACTGCGGATGCTCCTGCTGTAATTAGAATTATGTGATAAACATCCCACTTCTCCAGCATTTCTGGTAGTAAACTCTACTTTTAAGTTCTCTTTGTAATCAGGAATAACAAGAGAAGTGGGACTTTTTAAGCAAAGCATTTATCCCTAATTTCTACATATAGTCATGTAACATACTATTTCAAATCACACAGTAATCTACCAATTAGAAGCAGGCACTTTTTCATGGGCTTATCCAGAAACCCTCCAGTAGTAGAAAAGGTCAAAAGGCTAGAAGCTAATATTATCTGATCATGGCGACTTGTATAGCAATGAAAGGAAGAGTAGCATTCAGCCGCCAATGTTCCAGACCAGAAGCGCCGGCTATAGAAGGCACCACCTATTCTTAAAACAAAATAACACCTCTATCAATGTTGTACTATCTCACCAAAACTGATACGTTCCATCCGCTCCCATCCATGCAGGGACTGGAAATATAGGAAACAGACGATCCGCTGTTGATGTCAGCATAGGACAAATCTCTTTACAGGAGGCACTGAACAGGCTGGCTAACGACCACAAAGCCTACGTAACTTTATCATTAGGGTTGATCAGGCTTCCCGAAAAAGTATCTACAGTACTAGTGTATAATTAGAAGCTAAGCCAAACAAATAGTATAGCCCAAGCTGTGCCGATTCTTTGGGAGTGCTGGCTGATATTGTTCTTTTGATTATATTTATGCCGGTATAACACCAGGCAACAATCAATTCAAATACGCTGGGTGCTGCTGTTAATAGCCTATCGCATCATGTCGCATTTGTACAAGTGAGCGCTCCTTCGCTTTTTTAATTTTGTATCTACACAATCTTATCTGTATTCCTGATGAAAGCAGAAATCTTCAGCCCCAGCGCTTCCCTTGGCAGGTACATCGACAGTTATATGTTGGTGGACATTGACTGGCGTAAGGCTTCTGATGTTTCCAAAGTATGGAGGTTGATACCTTATGGGAAAGCTTCGATGCTTTTCTTATGGGGCGATCAGCATGAGTATAGCCTGGATGGTACTACATCGGTCATGCAGCGAACACGCCAGGCTTTTATGGTGGGGCAGCTTACTCAGCCCATCTGGCTTAAATTTACTGGTCACACACGCCTGATTAAGATCCAGTTTAAATCCAGCGGCATGCACAAATTTCTTCCGGTAAACATGGAAGAGTTTAAAAATGTACCTAGCCTTGATTTAGAGGCTGTATGGGGCATGGCGGTGCATGAGTTGCTTGAGCAGTTGCATGAGTCGGTATCGGATGCAGAAAGAATACAAAAGCTAAACCTGTTCCTGGAGAAACGCCTCCTGAAGCAAAGCGATGCCATTGATTATGTAGATTACACCATCAGCCAGATGTTAGCCTGCAAAGGCAGTCTTTCCATCAAGGGGCTGGAGCACGCATTAGGCATAAGTACCCGACAACTGGAGCGTCTGTTTCGCACAAAGATAGGCATATCTCCAAAAGAAATGAGCAAGATCATTCGTCTCAACAGTGCTTTCTCTTCGCTCGAGACTGAACCAGATATTTCTCTTACGTCACTTTCATATCAGGCAGGTTATTATGATCAGGCGCATTTTTCCAGGGAATTTAAAGGCATTGCCGGGGTAAGCCCCAATAAATTGTTATCAGAAAGTTCAAAAGAACTCTTTGTTACCCATGGCCAGTGTTTTGTAAAGCAAAAGCCTGCAGCAGTGCTGGAATATAGTACCTAAGCATATAAATAGTTTGTCAGCTGCAGAGGAATTATGCTTACTTCAGCTAATCTTTTACTTATTGAACAATATTACCCGGATAATAAAAGCAAACAGGTCGCTTTTATACAATTAATGAAGGTTTGAAGATGCTAATTTTGTACAATAAATTAATCAAAACCAGAGCAAAATATGCAAACTTCAAACATCTTAGAAAATGTAATAGTGGGTGTAGCAAAAGAATACAGAAGCTACATGGGCGGATTTTATAAAATTATAATCTCTGCTGAGCAAAGCGGCGGCAGCTTTGCACTCCTGGACATGACACTTCCAAGAGGTGTTGAACCACCCCGCCATGTACACACCCGAGAAGACGAAAGCTTTTACCTGCTGGAAGGCGAAATAAGCTTCCACATTGGTGAAAAAGAGATTTTAGCACAAGCTGGGCAGGCTGTATTTGCACCACGTTTGGTAGAGCACCATTTTAACATCAAAACTGAAACCGCCAGGTTTTTAACCTTTATCAGCCCTGGCAATTTTGCTTCTTATTTCCAGGAGTTTAGTGTGCCTGCTGAAAACCTGGCAGTTGTACCGCCCCAGGGGCCTCCACCTGTTGAATTTCTTCAGTACATGACTGCCAGACTGGCCACAGAGTTTGGCGTACAATTCATATAAGTAATTAGTCCATATAACTCGCATGTCTAAGCCATCCACATTATTCAAAGCTCCTAAGG of the Flammeovirgaceae bacterium 311 genome contains:
- a CDS encoding cupin (COG1917 Uncharacterized conserved protein, contains double-stranded beta-helix domain); this translates as MQTSNILENVIVGVAKEYRSYMGGFYKIIISAEQSGGSFALLDMTLPRGVEPPRHVHTREDESFYLLEGEISFHIGEKEILAQAGQAVFAPRLVEHHFNIKTETARFLTFISPGNFASYFQEFSVPAENLAVVPPQGPPPVEFLQYMTARLATEFGVQFI
- a CDS encoding AraC family transcriptional regulator (COG2207 AraC-type DNA-binding domain-containing proteins), with amino-acid sequence MKAEIFSPSASLGRYIDSYMLVDIDWRKASDVSKVWRLIPYGKASMLFLWGDQHEYSLDGTTSVMQRTRQAFMVGQLTQPIWLKFTGHTRLIKIQFKSSGMHKFLPVNMEEFKNVPSLDLEAVWGMAVHELLEQLHESVSDAERIQKLNLFLEKRLLKQSDAIDYVDYTISQMLACKGSLSIKGLEHALGISTRQLERLFRTKIGISPKEMSKIIRLNSAFSSLETEPDISLTSLSYQAGYYDQAHFSREFKGIAGVSPNKLLSESSKELFVTHGQCFVKQKPAAVLEYST